A section of the Methanoregula formicica SMSP genome encodes:
- a CDS encoding transcriptional regulator encodes MESPCQKIVWNVLPAIRAAIAAELVRCGMSQVEAARVLEMAPSAVSQYLSGKRGYRIEFDDDVKKSIGQLAQDLQNKKDLNLVERTCDICRQLRGEEESPCNAPSAFGEQCR; translated from the coding sequence ATGGAATCTCCCTGCCAGAAGATTGTGTGGAATGTGCTTCCGGCCATCCGTGCAGCCATCGCCGCGGAACTGGTCCGCTGCGGCATGTCGCAGGTCGAAGCAGCACGGGTGCTGGAGATGGCGCCTTCGGCAGTATCCCAGTACCTCTCCGGGAAACGCGGGTACCGCATCGAGTTCGATGACGACGTGAAAAAATCGATCGGCCAGCTGGCACAGGACCTGCAGAACAAAAAGGACCTCAACCTGGTGGAGCGCACCTGCGACATCTGCCGGCAGCTGAGGGGCGAAGAGGAGAGCCCATGCAATGCTCCCTCTGCCTTCGGGGAGCAGTGCCGTTGA
- a CDS encoding MoaD/ThiS family protein gives MKILLPDKSCRDAGPGPVTVDALLAKLGFDPVDVIVSRNGTLVTEDAVVGNDDEIRIIRIAHGG, from the coding sequence ATGAAGATCCTCCTTCCGGATAAAAGCTGCCGCGATGCCGGGCCCGGTCCCGTGACCGTGGACGCCCTCCTTGCAAAGCTCGGGTTTGACCCTGTTGACGTGATCGTCTCGCGGAACGGAACGCTCGTGACGGAAGATGCGGTTGTCGGGAACGATGATGAGATCCGGATCATCCGGATTGCCCATGGAGGATGA
- the fdhD gene encoding formate dehydrogenase accessory sulfurtransferase FdhD — protein sequence MTKPHQPADMYRRLGCIKVDGEKTRKDLHEVIEEVPLALFVNGRHAMTAMMSPVQLEDFVTGYLYTEQIIKNIDEIESIKIEKNRMSVITKNLFKVLGPKKTILSGCGGSTSYIDTEKLPKVCSDYSISTADIWTSVKAVLNSELHITTGGIHIVALLDRQRVLAVSEDIGRHNALDRVIGHALRNGIDLSKTWVIVSGRISSEMVRKCLIAGIPIIVSRGATTTLAVETAEKTGLTVVGFARSSKMVVYTHTERITGAASAPQ from the coding sequence ATGACAAAACCACACCAGCCCGCCGATATGTACAGGAGACTCGGCTGTATCAAGGTCGACGGGGAGAAGACAAGAAAGGACCTCCACGAGGTCATCGAGGAGGTCCCGCTCGCCCTGTTCGTGAACGGGCGGCACGCCATGACGGCAATGATGAGCCCGGTCCAGCTCGAGGACTTCGTGACCGGGTATCTCTACACCGAGCAGATCATCAAAAACATCGATGAGATCGAGTCCATTAAGATCGAGAAGAACCGGATGAGCGTTATCACCAAGAACCTCTTCAAGGTGCTGGGCCCCAAAAAGACCATCCTCTCGGGATGCGGCGGGAGCACGTCGTATATCGATACTGAGAAGCTGCCGAAGGTCTGCTCTGACTATTCCATCAGCACGGCAGATATCTGGACGTCCGTCAAAGCCGTCCTGAACTCCGAGCTCCACATAACAACGGGAGGCATCCATATCGTTGCCCTGCTGGACCGGCAGAGGGTCCTTGCCGTTTCCGAGGATATCGGGCGGCACAATGCCCTCGACCGCGTCATCGGGCACGCACTCCGGAACGGGATCGACCTTTCGAAGACCTGGGTGATCGTATCGGGACGGATATCGTCAGAAATGGTCAGGAAGTGCCTGATCGCGGGCATCCCCATCATCGTCTCCCGCGGGGCAACGACAACGCTTGCCGTCGAAACCGCAGAGAAGACCGGCCTCACCGTTGTCGGGTTTGCCCGGAGCAGCAAGATGGTGGTCTACACGCATACGGAGCGGATCACCGGCGCTGCATCCGCCCCGCAGTGA
- a CDS encoding ubiquitin-like small modifier protein 1, translating to MSVKVRFFAQFRELLGTDIMTEPAAGTSLTTLVAEIAKKNREGYEAIFDKQGSFREFVIVMRNGKRVETADAGTTPVMDGDEVAVFPPVAGG from the coding sequence ATGAGCGTAAAGGTACGGTTTTTTGCACAGTTCCGCGAACTGCTCGGGACGGATATCATGACAGAACCAGCGGCTGGCACATCGCTTACCACACTTGTCGCGGAGATTGCAAAGAAGAACCGGGAAGGGTACGAAGCGATCTTCGATAAGCAGGGCTCATTCCGCGAGTTCGTGATCGTCATGAGGAACGGGAAACGGGTCGAGACTGCCGATGCCGGGACGACTCCTGTCATGGATGGCGACGAGGTCGCGGTATTTCCGCCGGTTGCGGGAGGGTAG
- the nadA gene encoding quinolinate synthase NadA, with translation MDRLAGSAEIGAEIQRLKEEQDAILLVHNYQPDEIQDIADITGDSLELSRAAATREEGVIVFCGVDFMAETAAILSPEKTVLLPAEDACCPMAQMISAPELRLAKERHPDAAVVCYVNTSAEVKAESNICCTSSNAVKVVNSVKEDEIIFVPDRNLGRYAQRFTKKKVMPWEGFCIVHDRITPSQVMAARKAHPDAVLLVHPECRPEVIDLADHVASTSGIIREVAASKKKEFIIGTEIGILYRLKKECPDKACFPLDEKGICRNMKKTDLKKVRDALLTLQPRVTVPDDVAARARGAIERMLALP, from the coding sequence ATGGACAGGTTAGCAGGTTCCGCGGAGATCGGAGCGGAGATCCAACGGCTGAAGGAGGAACAGGACGCGATCCTCCTTGTCCACAACTACCAGCCCGATGAGATACAGGATATCGCGGATATCACGGGGGACTCGCTCGAACTCTCCCGGGCGGCAGCCACACGGGAGGAGGGGGTCATCGTCTTCTGCGGCGTGGATTTCATGGCCGAAACCGCAGCGATCCTCTCTCCCGAAAAGACCGTCCTGTTGCCCGCGGAGGATGCCTGCTGCCCCATGGCGCAGATGATCAGCGCTCCCGAGCTGAGGCTTGCAAAGGAGCGGCATCCTGATGCTGCCGTGGTCTGCTATGTCAACACCAGCGCGGAGGTCAAGGCCGAGAGCAACATCTGCTGCACGTCCTCGAACGCCGTGAAGGTGGTCAACTCCGTAAAGGAGGACGAGATCATCTTCGTCCCCGACCGGAACCTCGGGCGGTACGCCCAGCGGTTCACGAAGAAGAAGGTCATGCCGTGGGAAGGGTTCTGCATTGTCCACGACCGGATCACGCCATCGCAGGTGATGGCAGCACGAAAAGCCCACCCGGATGCCGTTTTGCTCGTCCACCCCGAGTGCCGGCCGGAGGTCATCGACCTTGCCGACCACGTGGCAAGCACCTCGGGGATCATCCGCGAGGTTGCAGCCTCAAAGAAGAAGGAATTCATCATCGGAACGGAGATCGGCATCCTTTACCGGCTGAAAAAAGAATGCCCGGACAAGGCGTGCTTCCCGCTCGATGAGAAGGGCATCTGCCGGAATATGAAGAAGACAGATCTCAAAAAGGTGCGCGACGCCCTGCTGACGCTCCAACCCCGCGTCACCGTGCCGGACGATGTAGCTGCCAGGGCACGGGGCGCGATCGAACGGATGCTGGCCCTGCCGTAA
- a CDS encoding PIN domain-containing protein: MIAREYVAYDKEILGRAEEWENAGVKGLDSLHLACAERAGAVFLTTDSRLV, from the coding sequence ATGATAGCCCGCGAATATGTTGCGTATGATAAGGAAATCCTTGGACGGGCGGAAGAATGGGAGAATGCTGGGGTCAAAGGTCTTGATTCACTGCATCTTGCATGTGCTGAGAGGGCCGGGGCGGTATTTCTTACCACGGATTCCCGTCTCGTATAG
- a CDS encoding zinc ribbon domain-containing protein, with protein sequence MDLPALQQGEQWRVKSPGVYVKSVPYHAFLTDRRLILKSPNDPLMPDRDLALDRIEGVEPYLNGAGEPVLAIQARTGRGESRKLVLTFAGKPGNRSRVGELEEWVHNLPVFPVPRGLGTDAPLPKARQQVPPGPDKLTFSPGLHDTGSSGTASRKGRANPAARENYRGDSAPRFPVRDREVPAAAAGALSPPGSLPEDLPFFCTTCGNRGRPGSRFCDQCGAAVIPPDPAAILMPLRNRGFPVREEPVFSPPPVRLFRPSPPPPCYREESGPLRDPGTAAGIARGRKNPAHRPWSRRATAIATLCLVAAVVAGLAFLLMPEESSGILFGAASLPGGNFSFFPAAGNASVTPAADRAGITSIGNAVASLPSTGVYVKVTYTGSWSGSYGMQDAMQAVSDKGDKIFPVEDAADLVTAIIRKGDSTKGKLTVELYRDGKMIATGHTTDPGGEVVVSGPV encoded by the coding sequence ATGGATCTGCCGGCATTACAACAGGGGGAGCAATGGCGGGTGAAATCACCGGGAGTCTATGTCAAGTCCGTACCTTACCATGCGTTCCTGACAGACCGCCGGCTGATCCTGAAGAGCCCCAACGACCCGCTCATGCCGGACCGCGACCTTGCTCTCGACCGGATCGAAGGGGTCGAGCCATACCTGAACGGGGCAGGCGAACCCGTGCTGGCAATCCAGGCCAGGACGGGCCGGGGCGAGAGCCGGAAGCTTGTCCTGACCTTTGCCGGGAAGCCCGGCAACCGGTCCCGGGTGGGCGAGCTGGAGGAGTGGGTCCACAATCTCCCGGTATTTCCTGTCCCCCGGGGATTAGGAACAGACGCTCCCCTGCCGAAGGCCCGACAGCAGGTCCCTCCCGGTCCGGATAAACTGACGTTCAGCCCGGGCCTTCACGACACCGGAAGCAGCGGCACCGCGTCCCGGAAGGGGAGGGCGAACCCTGCTGCACGGGAGAATTACCGGGGAGATTCTGCCCCGCGGTTCCCGGTCCGCGACCGGGAGGTACCGGCGGCTGCCGCAGGTGCTCTCTCTCCTCCCGGCTCCTTGCCGGAAGACCTCCCGTTCTTCTGCACAACGTGCGGGAACCGTGGCCGTCCCGGCTCGCGCTTCTGTGACCAGTGCGGGGCTGCCGTCATTCCTCCCGATCCGGCAGCGATCCTTATGCCTCTGCGGAACCGTGGCTTCCCTGTCCGCGAGGAGCCGGTCTTTTCCCCGCCGCCGGTAAGGCTCTTCCGGCCTTCTCCCCCGCCACCCTGTTACCGGGAGGAGTCCGGCCCCTTGCGGGATCCGGGGACTGCTGCCGGTATTGCGCGGGGACGTAAAAATCCGGCACATCGTCCCTGGTCACGGCGTGCCACGGCCATTGCGACGCTCTGCCTTGTTGCAGCGGTTGTTGCAGGATTAGCATTCCTTCTCATGCCGGAGGAATCCTCCGGCATTCTCTTTGGCGCTGCTTCGCTTCCCGGGGGGAATTTCTCCTTCTTCCCCGCCGCCGGGAACGCTTCTGTCACCCCTGCAGCGGACCGTGCCGGGATAACCAGCATCGGGAATGCAGTTGCATCCCTTCCCTCAACGGGGGTTTATGTGAAAGTCACCTATACCGGCTCATGGTCCGGATCCTATGGCATGCAGGATGCCATGCAGGCGGTCAGCGACAAGGGCGATAAGATCTTTCCGGTCGAGGATGCTGCGGACTTGGTGACGGCGATCATCCGGAAAGGGGACAGCACTAAGGGAAAACTCACTGTCGAGCTCTACCGTGACGGGAAGATGATTGCGACCGGCCATACCACGGACCCCGGGGGCGAAGTGGTGGTCAGCGGTCCGGTCTGA
- a CDS encoding TIGR00269 family protein → MGHSVGPGTTPRCDTCGEPAVYRERRTGRHLCRDHFIADVEGRVLETICSRNLIAPGDHVAIALSGGKDSTALLMILSRVLPSLGTIRLSAITIDEGIAGYREDTVRSADMLVARFSIPHLTVSFPELFGGTLDTFLAGREPEACSVCGILRRKALNVAAERAGATKLATGHNLDDEAQSVFMNVLRGDLPRLVRDSGSDSQGRFIPRIKPLMFISEKEIAVYLMLHGMWADLPECPYAVHALRGEVRRMLATFESKHPGTMLNLMKSKAKIEARCGGLLMKETVHHCRECGDPCSGEICQLCKLKKTLR, encoded by the coding sequence GTGGGGCACTCCGTAGGACCCGGCACGACTCCCCGCTGCGATACCTGCGGAGAACCCGCAGTCTACCGGGAGAGAAGGACCGGCCGCCATCTCTGCCGGGACCATTTTATCGCGGATGTGGAAGGGCGTGTCCTTGAGACCATCTGTTCGCGGAACCTGATCGCCCCGGGCGACCATGTTGCCATCGCCCTGAGCGGCGGCAAGGACAGCACCGCCCTCCTGATGATCCTCTCCCGGGTTCTGCCATCCCTTGGGACCATCCGGCTCTCCGCGATCACCATCGATGAAGGGATTGCCGGCTATCGCGAGGATACCGTCCGCTCGGCCGATATGCTGGTCGCCCGCTTCAGTATCCCGCACCTGACGGTCTCGTTCCCGGAACTCTTCGGCGGCACGCTCGATACGTTCCTTGCGGGAAGGGAACCGGAGGCGTGCAGCGTCTGCGGGATCCTGCGGCGGAAGGCGCTGAATGTTGCAGCGGAGCGGGCCGGTGCAACGAAACTTGCTACGGGGCATAACCTTGACGACGAGGCCCAGTCGGTCTTCATGAACGTGCTCCGGGGCGACCTGCCCCGGCTCGTCCGGGACTCGGGCAGCGATTCGCAGGGCCGGTTCATCCCCCGCATCAAGCCCCTGATGTTCATTTCAGAGAAGGAGATTGCTGTCTACCTCATGCTCCACGGGATGTGGGCAGACCTTCCCGAGTGCCCGTACGCGGTGCATGCCCTCCGCGGCGAGGTGCGGCGCATGCTTGCCACGTTCGAGTCAAAGCACCCGGGCACGATGCTGAACCTCATGAAGAGCAAGGCGAAGATTGAGGCGCGGTGTGGCGGGCTCCTGATGAAAGAGACCGTTCACCACTGTCGGGAATGCGGCGATCCGTGCAGCGGGGAAATCTGCCAGTTGTGCAAGCTGAAGAAGACACTGAGATAA
- a CDS encoding HesA/MoeB/ThiF family protein — protein sequence MVSKRERERYRRQILLFGDDAQECLKKAHIFIAGAGGLGSPVAIYLAVAGVGTITIVDKDTVDLSNLNRQILHSDRDIGMKKTVSALETLREYNADITVNAIDATITADNARGLVGAADGIVDALDNYPARYLLNRVALEKNIPFFHGAIRGFYGQATTIIPEKTACLECIFPRAPPPEVFPVIGATAGVIGAVQANEVIKYLTGKGTLLAGRLFTWDGLCAAAEEIVIEKNPACPACGTAPASEQPREKKK from the coding sequence ATGGTATCGAAACGTGAACGCGAGCGGTACAGGAGGCAAATCCTTCTCTTCGGTGACGATGCGCAGGAGTGCCTGAAAAAGGCGCATATCTTCATTGCCGGTGCAGGGGGACTCGGCTCGCCCGTTGCCATCTACCTTGCGGTTGCCGGTGTGGGGACGATCACGATCGTGGACAAGGACACAGTTGATCTGAGCAACCTGAACCGGCAGATCCTCCATTCCGACCGGGATATCGGTATGAAGAAGACGGTCTCAGCGCTTGAGACGCTCCGCGAATATAACGCCGATATAACCGTCAATGCCATTGACGCCACCATCACGGCCGATAATGCCCGCGGGCTTGTTGGTGCTGCTGACGGGATCGTGGACGCGCTGGACAATTACCCGGCCCGGTACCTGCTGAACCGGGTTGCGCTGGAGAAGAACATCCCGTTCTTCCATGGCGCCATCCGCGGGTTCTACGGGCAGGCAACCACTATCATCCCGGAGAAGACCGCCTGCCTCGAATGTATCTTCCCGAGAGCCCCGCCACCGGAGGTCTTTCCCGTGATCGGGGCAACCGCAGGAGTGATCGGGGCAGTCCAGGCAAACGAGGTGATCAAGTACCTGACCGGAAAGGGAACGCTCCTTGCCGGCCGGCTCTTCACGTGGGACGGCCTGTGTGCTGCTGCCGAGGAGATTGTTATTGAGAAAAACCCGGCATGCCCGGCGTGCGGTACGGCCCCTGCATCGGAGCAGCCACGGGAGAAGAAGAAATGA
- the larE gene encoding ATP-dependent sacrificial sulfur transferase LarE: MLPLPSGSSAVESCHRDYALIPVGDTTMTVPGKKHDLIENLRNHGPMLISFSGGVDSTLLAALAKDALGEKCRLVLLDSPLIPTAEVEEAKKIAASLGLALDVIPVPLLEDGTFCSNPEDRCYHCRKISATCLRKKAGELGLACIADGVNISDTKEHRPGLRASTEEGIVHPFIETGCTKQDIRDIAREMGLPVWQKPSAACLSSRIPYGDRITPEKLRIIGKAEEFLFARGFSQFRVRLHGTIARIEVHKEDMARILEEKDPVVEYLRSLGIAYITLDLAGYRSGSMDEVLG; encoded by the coding sequence ATGCTCCCTCTGCCTTCGGGGAGCAGTGCCGTTGAATCCTGCCACAGGGACTATGCTCTTATTCCGGTCGGTGATACAACCATGACGGTTCCAGGGAAAAAGCACGATCTTATCGAAAACCTCCGCAACCATGGCCCGATGCTTATCTCCTTCTCCGGGGGCGTCGACAGTACCCTCCTCGCGGCCCTGGCAAAAGATGCGCTGGGAGAGAAGTGCCGCCTGGTGCTGCTCGACAGCCCGCTCATCCCGACGGCGGAGGTGGAAGAGGCAAAGAAGATCGCCGCCAGCCTCGGCCTTGCTCTGGATGTCATCCCGGTACCCCTTCTTGAGGATGGGACCTTCTGCAGCAACCCGGAGGACCGGTGCTACCACTGCAGGAAAATCTCGGCAACCTGCCTCAGGAAAAAGGCCGGTGAACTCGGTCTTGCCTGCATAGCCGACGGCGTCAACATCTCCGATACGAAAGAGCACCGCCCGGGGCTCCGGGCATCCACCGAGGAGGGAATCGTCCACCCGTTCATCGAGACCGGATGCACGAAACAGGACATCCGGGACATCGCCCGGGAGATGGGACTTCCGGTCTGGCAGAAGCCATCGGCAGCCTGCCTCTCCTCGCGCATCCCGTACGGTGACAGGATTACACCGGAAAAACTCCGGATCATCGGGAAAGCGGAAGAGTTCCTTTTTGCCCGCGGGTTCTCCCAGTTCCGCGTGCGGCTCCACGGGACCATTGCGCGGATCGAAGTACATAAAGAGGATATGGCGCGAATACTTGAGGAGAAGGATCCCGTTGTGGAATACCTCCGCTCCCTTGGGATCGCCTACATCACGCTCGACCTTGCGGGCTACCGCAGCGGCAGCATGGACGAAGTGCTGGGATAA
- a CDS encoding molybdenum cofactor biosynthesis protein MoaE — protein MVVRIQNEDVDIGALITAAKKPGSGAVVVFDGIVRDDDITEMELEAYEEVAVAEMEKIAADATRMHGLLHVDIIHRIGRLSVGENILIIVVSAGHREEAYAGSRHIIEEIKKSVPIWKKELTKDGGRWVPGDHAHGAGKPEH, from the coding sequence ATGGTTGTAAGGATCCAGAACGAGGACGTGGATATCGGGGCGCTCATCACTGCTGCAAAAAAGCCCGGGTCCGGGGCGGTCGTTGTCTTTGACGGAATCGTGCGCGACGACGATATTACCGAGATGGAACTTGAGGCATACGAGGAAGTTGCGGTTGCCGAAATGGAAAAGATCGCAGCCGATGCAACCCGTATGCACGGGCTCCTGCATGTCGACATCATCCACCGTATCGGCCGACTCTCGGTAGGCGAGAACATCCTCATCATCGTTGTCAGCGCCGGCCACCGGGAGGAAGCCTATGCCGGCTCGCGCCATATCATCGAGGAGATCAAGAAGAGCGTGCCGATCTGGAAAAAGGAACTGACAAAAGACGGCGGCCGCTGGGTCCCCGGGGATCATGCCCACGGTGCGGGGAAGCCGGAGCACTGA